The following proteins are co-located in the Pectinophora gossypiella chromosome 23, ilPecGoss1.1, whole genome shotgun sequence genome:
- the LOC126377467 gene encoding apical junction molecule-like, with translation MHCNEPPPPPRPRWEPNDGIGPRGYPDCYYKSRTLNSTFRYVRFVKKLRATEEEQRKGDANNMKELVDQQISDFFRRCDRRSLINNVARRVDLCMRSYEEDLKQKRKKLVDLLQKEEEEDIRKFVVQAQAGANAIWQDKLNRLQYLLDKRKKEHEMKYKDLPIMKCVHVLPCIYKIRAKEAQQIQLYQMREKEARQLSERELEKMWYECGMKESEALTARMEQDAIERYRRDIECKEHSDMIIEQRKRQKEIDRANLKKEQLAMQAQFEEDKKKEEEEDRKRRAKRNQLGIDRENAITERKNMLAKQEAEENVIREVWDSLSGQGIAEEKAKIALMRRKEYEQDECNRKMTQLKNEVAGLDNAHNYMFEAEAKRRQDIDDRRRCDYLLWSHKTNADVRKAMIEQIKEKEAKAELEKKLVEQEEYHNQVFKQQEELIAYKNKQDALARKRYQQDLIDQIEYNKLLKERAKQEELEQVKKGQLAAKEYENEMRKMLSRPFFVDDVHPFMKQMAGGLEMKKKCPCSKQDYCK, from the exons AAATCCCGGACGCTGAACTCTACGTTCCGATATGTGAGGTTCGTGAAGAAACTCCGCGCGACTGAAGAAGAACAGCGCAAAGGAGACGCGAACAACATGAAGGAGTTGGTAGACCAGCAGATCAGCGACTTCTTCAGACGATGTGACCGCAG ATCCCTCATAAACAACGTGGCGCGTCGTGTCGACCTCTGCATGAGATCTTACGAGGAAGATTTGAAGCAGAAGAGAAAGAA ACTAGTCGACCTGCTCCAAAAAGAGGAGGAAGAGGATATCCGCAAGTTCGTGGTGCAAGCACAGGCGGGCGCGAATGCTATCTGGCAGGACAAACTGAACCGACTGCAGTATCTTTTGGACAAGCGCAAGAAGGAACACGAAATGAAATACAAGGATCTACCCAT AATGAAATGCGTGCATGTACTGCCGTGCATCTACAAGATCAGAGCCAAGGAGGCCCAGCAGATCCAGTTGTACCAGATGAGGGAGAAGGAGGCCAGGCAGCTATCTGAACGGGAGTTGGAGAAAATGTGGTACGAGTGCGGCATGAAGGAGAGCGAAGCTCTG ACGGCGAGAATGGAGCAAGACGCCATAGAACGGTATCGCCGCGACATAGAGTGTAAAGAGCACAGCGATATGATAATAGAACAACGCAAGCGGCAGAAGGAGATAGACAGGGCTAACCTCAAGAAGGAACAGCTGGCGATGCAAGCTCAGTTCGAGGAGGATAAGAAGAAGGAAGAGGAAG AGGACAGAAAACGGCGTGCCAAACGTAACCAACTGGGCATAGATCGCGAAAACGCCATTACGGAACGAAAGAATATGCTCGCCAAGCAAGAG GCTGAAGAGAATGTGATCAGAGAGGTGTGGGACTCCCTCTCCGGACAAGGAATAGCCGAAGAAAAAGCCAAGATTGCGCTCATGAGAAGGAAAGAG TATGAACAAGACGAATGCAACAGAAAGATGACACAGCTGAAGAACGAAGTGGCAGGGCTGGATAACGCGCATAACTACATGTTCGAGGCGGAGGCGAAGCGGCGACAGGACATCGACGACCGCAGGCGATGCGACTATCTGCTCTGGTCGCATAAGACTAACGCT GACGTACGCAAAGCAATGATCGAGcagataaaagaaaaagaagccaAGGCAGAGTTGGAGAAGAAGCTGGTAGAGCAAGAGGAGTACCACAATCAGGTGTTCAAGCAACAAGAAGAGCTGATCGCGTACAAGAACAAGCAGGACGCGTTAGCACGCAAAAGATACCAGCAAGACCTCATTGACCAGATCGAATACAACAAACTGCTTAAG GAGCGAGCTAAGCAAGAAGAGCTGGAGCAGGTCAAGAAAGGTCAACTCGCTGCAAAGGAATACGAAAACGAGATGAGAAAAATGCTAAGCAG ACCGTTCTTCGTAGACGACGTCCATCCGTTCATGAAGCAGATGGCAGGAGGGCTGGAGATGAAGAAGAAATGTCCGTGTTCCAAGCAGGACTACTGCAAGTGA